The following proteins are encoded in a genomic region of Maribacter hydrothermalis:
- a CDS encoding pyridoxamine 5'-phosphate oxidase family protein, whose protein sequence is MKLTEEVKSSINESVLCWLATSSTENIPNVSPKEIFSFYEDDIIIVANIASPQTVKNIRTNKNVCISFIDVLKQKGFQLKGEAEIIEKSSSAFSSMEKVLLTLTEGKFPFASITKITVTSSKPIIAPKYLLYPNTTEQEQIESAKKSYGF, encoded by the coding sequence ATGAAGCTAACAGAAGAGGTTAAATCGTCTATAAATGAAAGTGTTTTGTGTTGGTTGGCAACATCATCTACAGAAAATATTCCCAATGTATCGCCAAAAGAGATATTTAGCTTTTATGAAGATGATATCATTATTGTAGCCAATATAGCATCGCCACAAACGGTTAAGAATATAAGGACGAATAAAAATGTGTGTATCAGTTTTATAGACGTGTTAAAGCAAAAAGGATTTCAGTTAAAAGGCGAGGCTGAAATTATTGAGAAATCTTCTTCAGCGTTCTCTAGCATGGAAAAAGTACTTCTTACACTTACAGAAGGCAAGTTTCCGTTTGCATCGATTACCAAAATTACCGTCACCAGTTCAAAGCCCATTATAGCACCTAAATACCTATTATATCCTAATACAACAGAACAAGAACAAATTGAAAGTGCTAAGAAATCGTATGGATTTTAA
- a CDS encoding 2TM domain-containing protein — MENTKYKKAKQRVEEIKEFYGKVASAVVTIILVAALNYYLNEWEYAWFLWVVFGLSISLFFKANKIFNLNPFMNRDWEERKLQEFLQQEENKQRWN; from the coding sequence ATGGAAAACACCAAATATAAAAAGGCAAAACAAAGAGTAGAAGAAATCAAAGAATTTTATGGTAAAGTAGCCTCGGCTGTCGTAACCATAATACTCGTAGCGGCTTTAAATTATTACCTTAACGAATGGGAATATGCTTGGTTTCTTTGGGTAGTATTCGGATTAAGTATTAGCCTGTTTTTTAAAGCAAATAAAATCTTTAACTTGAATCCGTTTATGAATCGTGACTGGGAAGAAAGAAAATTACAAGAGTTTTTACAACAAGAAGAAAATAAACAAAGATGGAACTAA
- a CDS encoding Gfo/Idh/MocA family oxidoreductase: MSKKKIRIAIVGLGFGAEFIPIYKMHPNAELVAVCQRNEDKLNEIADAFGISKRYTSYEELLKDKEIDAVHINTPIPNHGEQSIKALKAGKHVACTVPMATTVDECRQIVELTEKTGLTYMMMETVVYAREFLYMKELYEKGELGKVQFLKASHQQDMDGWPNYWPGLPPMHYATHCVGPVLGLTQNEAEYVSCFGSGTIREELIKEYNSPYAVETTHIKFRNSDLSAQVYRSLFDVARQYRESFEVYGSKKSVEWPLIEGKPLVVHTAKKPEPEIPEEVESPDFAKLLPKEIQAFTTHGVYDEGDNQHLSFTQGAGHGGSHPHLVHAFIDGLINGTSPYPNAKQSANITCVGILSHESAQKGGEIIKLPEFTFSN; this comes from the coding sequence ATGAGCAAAAAGAAAATAAGAATAGCCATTGTAGGCCTTGGTTTTGGGGCAGAATTCATTCCTATTTATAAAATGCATCCAAATGCCGAGTTGGTGGCAGTATGTCAACGTAATGAAGATAAATTAAATGAGATTGCTGATGCTTTTGGTATTTCAAAGAGATATACATCCTATGAAGAATTATTAAAAGATAAAGAAATAGATGCTGTTCATATAAATACTCCTATTCCAAATCATGGCGAGCAATCTATAAAAGCGCTAAAAGCAGGTAAGCATGTGGCATGTACAGTGCCTATGGCAACTACGGTAGATGAATGCAGACAAATTGTTGAATTGACAGAAAAAACCGGACTTACCTATATGATGATGGAAACCGTGGTATATGCCCGTGAGTTTCTTTACATGAAAGAGCTTTATGAAAAAGGGGAATTAGGAAAAGTTCAATTTTTAAAAGCAAGTCATCAACAAGATATGGACGGATGGCCAAATTACTGGCCTGGTTTACCGCCAATGCATTATGCCACACACTGTGTTGGTCCAGTTTTAGGATTGACACAGAATGAAGCGGAGTATGTTTCTTGCTTTGGTTCAGGAACTATTCGTGAAGAGTTAATTAAAGAATATAACTCACCATACGCTGTAGAAACCACCCATATAAAATTCAGAAATTCAGATTTAAGCGCACAAGTTTATCGTTCCTTGTTTGATGTCGCCCGTCAATACAGAGAAAGTTTTGAGGTCTATGGCTCCAAAAAATCGGTAGAATGGCCTTTAATAGAAGGGAAACCTTTGGTAGTACATACCGCTAAAAAACCAGAACCAGAAATTCCGGAAGAAGTTGAAAGTCCCGATTTTGCTAAACTATTGCCTAAAGAAATTCAGGCATTTACTACGCATGGTGTGTATGACGAAGGTGATAATCAACATCTTTCATTTACCCAAGGGGCAGGGCACGGAGGCTCTCACCCACATTTGGTACATGCCTTTATTGACGGATTAATTAATGGAACTTCGCCTTATCCAAATGCAAAACAATCGGCAAATATTACTTGTGTGGGTATTTTATCACATGAATCTGCCCAAAAAGGAGGCGAAATAATAAAACTTCCAGAATTTACTTTTTCAAATTAA
- a CDS encoding LETM1-related biofilm-associated protein — MNPSASGWIEKYGSVVQKHQNAFPDFDVLYHALKKSGFVYGLNSGIPEFIHPEHLLSEDEKAKINLLNALYFTFKIKGGEDFDQFVEQVFKFYEILKINSTGFFGKLLTGNKTSAKLEKLMTSRIYIEDNIISKTFNSLITNSLLFIDVLLFKHYLNEYVSLKEKAEEIEYLAIHITYHALSSKEINRKDNKLSQLLASSLTYINCADNKFDGSYRDRLLNSKDIWENRYLLDMACLTVWEDHSLDYTESEFIFGIGKDLGFEKTIILDSIKDVTTFFQLNVAIIPYLKEKNLAKQFYDSMGKIVKKLILRNSKRLLKELSQSAELVALLSKSTMRDLSNEEKKKVQNQLLDIFKSIPSLAIFILPGGAILLPIFIKLIPKLLPSAFDENRIDDEDVETIRVKN; from the coding sequence ATGAACCCGTCTGCCTCTGGTTGGATAGAAAAATATGGATCGGTCGTTCAAAAACACCAAAATGCTTTTCCCGACTTTGATGTCCTATACCATGCGCTAAAAAAAAGTGGGTTTGTATATGGTTTAAATTCTGGTATTCCTGAATTTATTCATCCTGAGCATCTATTATCTGAAGATGAAAAAGCTAAGATTAACCTCCTAAATGCGCTATACTTTACATTTAAGATTAAAGGAGGTGAAGATTTTGACCAGTTTGTAGAGCAAGTATTTAAATTCTACGAAATATTAAAAATTAATAGTACGGGATTTTTCGGCAAACTACTTACGGGTAATAAAACATCCGCAAAGTTGGAAAAATTAATGACTTCAAGAATATATATTGAAGACAATATAATTAGTAAAACTTTTAACAGTCTAATAACCAACTCGCTTCTATTTATTGATGTCCTACTTTTTAAACACTATTTAAATGAATATGTTTCTTTGAAGGAAAAGGCAGAGGAAATTGAGTACTTAGCAATACATATTACCTACCATGCACTTAGCTCTAAGGAAATAAACAGGAAGGATAATAAACTTTCCCAACTATTAGCATCATCATTGACCTATATTAATTGTGCCGATAATAAATTTGATGGTTCTTACCGCGATAGGCTATTGAATAGTAAGGATATCTGGGAGAATCGCTATTTATTAGATATGGCATGCCTTACCGTTTGGGAAGATCATTCGTTGGACTATACGGAGTCTGAATTTATTTTTGGAATAGGAAAAGATTTAGGTTTTGAAAAGACTATAATTTTAGATTCAATTAAGGATGTCACCACATTTTTTCAATTAAATGTAGCTATTATTCCTTATTTAAAAGAAAAGAATCTTGCTAAGCAATTTTACGATAGTATGGGTAAAATTGTAAAAAAACTAATTTTACGCAATAGTAAAAGATTACTAAAAGAGTTGTCGCAAAGTGCTGAACTTGTAGCGTTGCTATCAAAATCTACGATGCGTGATTTAAGTAATGAAGAAAAGAAAAAAGTTCAAAATCAGCTTTTAGATATTTTCAAAAGTATACCTTCACTAGCTATTTTTATATTACCTGGCGGGGCAATTCTACTTCCTATATTTATTAAGTTAATACCAAAATTATTGCCTTCTGCTTTCGACGAAAACCGGATTGATGACGAAGATGTTGAGACAATTCGGGTAAAAAACTAA
- a CDS encoding DUF4331 family protein gives MKKSKLFMGLGALALVGVLLVAADHIDAPDAMGTTADIADFYAFEPTLGSDNTVFAVDLQSNVLPDLAYGTFDENVLLEINIDNDGDLVEDLVIQAIPRDGKMYFFGPVAPSETGLNGSIMVDSPLGSVDISAETAIVETTSNGVSLFAGPRQDAFFFDFFQFNEVIGGTAPLGFKPAGDPNSTDDDDDTAVDTFDGANTMSIVVEIPNSLLGETTAVNVLQLPVYKTWVTTNAKQ, from the coding sequence ATGAAAAAATCAAAATTATTTATGGGACTTGGGGCACTAGCCTTAGTAGGAGTTCTTTTAGTGGCAGCTGATCATATTGATGCGCCTGATGCTATGGGAACCACGGCAGATATTGCCGATTTTTATGCTTTTGAACCAACTTTGGGTTCAGATAATACTGTTTTTGCGGTAGACCTTCAATCAAATGTATTGCCGGATTTGGCGTATGGTACGTTCGATGAAAATGTGTTACTAGAAATCAATATTGATAACGATGGCGATTTGGTCGAAGATTTGGTAATACAAGCAATTCCAAGAGATGGTAAAATGTATTTCTTTGGTCCTGTTGCGCCAAGTGAAACCGGTTTAAATGGTTCCATAATGGTAGATTCTCCATTAGGGTCAGTAGACATTTCTGCAGAAACGGCCATCGTAGAAACAACTAGTAATGGTGTGTCTTTATTTGCAGGCCCAAGACAAGATGCATTCTTCTTCGACTTTTTTCAATTCAATGAAGTAATAGGCGGGACTGCACCTTTAGGTTTTAAACCAGCGGGTGATCCCAATAGTACAGATGACGATGATGATACAGCGGTTGATACATTTGACGGTGCCAACACTATGTCTATTGTTGTTGAAATTCCAAATAGCCTTTTAGGCGAAACAACAGCAGTTAATGTTTTGCAATTACCAGTCTATAAAACATGGGTAACTACAAATGCTAAACAATAA
- a CDS encoding sugar phosphate isomerase/epimerase family protein, with the protein MKNKIDFGVSTWLWQSPFTTNSIELFPKIKAMGYDLVEIPVEDPLLIDAKEIKKALIDNGLKASVCGAFGPTKDLTHEDPKVHRQCFDYLELCFEICNILGVKFLAGPMYSAVGKARMVSKDQRKMEWDLAVTNLQKVCIIAEGHELSIALESLNRFESDLVNTADDLMRMVKDINHASARVLLDGFHMTIEEKNIRKAINTVGDKLIHVQVSENHRGVPGTGLTPWNDFKLGLQDINYNGGLVIESFTPEIKELAAAVCIWKTMAKTQDEFAQQGLQFLKQTFND; encoded by the coding sequence ATGAAGAATAAAATTGATTTCGGGGTGAGTACATGGCTATGGCAATCACCATTTACAACAAACAGTATAGAACTATTCCCAAAAATAAAGGCAATGGGGTATGATTTGGTTGAAATACCTGTGGAAGACCCTCTTTTAATAGATGCAAAAGAAATAAAAAAGGCACTAATTGATAATGGTTTAAAAGCATCTGTTTGCGGTGCTTTTGGTCCAACAAAAGATCTTACGCATGAAGACCCAAAAGTGCATAGACAGTGTTTTGATTATTTAGAACTGTGTTTTGAAATCTGTAATATTTTAGGGGTAAAATTTTTGGCAGGACCAATGTATTCTGCAGTAGGCAAGGCTCGTATGGTTTCAAAGGACCAGCGTAAAATGGAATGGGATTTGGCGGTAACCAACTTACAAAAAGTATGTATCATAGCTGAAGGACATGAGCTATCTATAGCATTAGAGTCCTTAAATAGATTTGAATCTGATTTGGTCAATACAGCCGATGATTTAATGCGCATGGTTAAAGATATTAATCACGCCTCTGCACGTGTTTTGCTAGATGGCTTTCATATGACTATTGAAGAAAAAAATATAAGAAAAGCTATAAATACTGTTGGTGATAAATTAATACATGTTCAAGTTTCTGAGAACCATAGGGGAGTACCTGGAACGGGGCTCACTCCGTGGAACGATTTTAAACTAGGACTCCAAGATATAAATTACAATGGTGGATTGGTCATAGAAAGCTTTACACCAGAAATTAAAGAATTAGCCGCTGCGGTATGTATATGGAAAACTATGGCCAAAACCCAAGATGAATTCGCGCAACAAGGACTACAATTTTTAAAACAAACGTTTAACGATTAA
- a CDS encoding 2TM domain-containing protein: protein MELNEFDQSDKLARAQKKVKEIKGFYIHLLVYVLVNLFVMTVTIMGIMSGGASFSEALFNIGTISTPFFWGIGLAFHAAKVFGFNPFFSKDWEQRQISKYVEQEERDAEKYR, encoded by the coding sequence ATGGAACTAAACGAATTTGATCAATCGGATAAATTGGCAAGAGCCCAAAAGAAGGTAAAAGAGATAAAAGGATTTTATATTCACCTACTTGTTTACGTACTGGTAAATTTATTTGTCATGACTGTTACTATAATGGGTATCATGTCTGGCGGAGCTTCATTTTCAGAGGCTTTGTTCAATATAGGAACTATATCTACTCCATTTTTCTGGGGAATTGGCTTGGCATTTCATGCGGCCAAGGTGTTTGGCTTTAATCCTTTTTTCAGTAAAGATTGGGAACAACGCCAAATCAGTAAATATGTAGAACAGGAGGAAAGAGATGCTGAAAAATATAGATAG
- a CDS encoding 2TM domain-containing protein, with protein sequence MSIFSKIVKYSILISMAIIVVEQVLSWGEPFIWREQAEHIIIVIGITTILTIINVYYDDYISKKYSWDQAPKKRLLFGSLGSITIIVVAYGILRMLLFVGYFKRPFADFISNEDSETYLIFIIVAVFISLFIHAFYFYKALQDTKVKEQKIIAGSASAKFDALKNQLDPHFLFNSLNVLTSLIEEDPIQAQKFTTSLSKVYRYVLEQKSKNLIPVDEELKFARTYVRLLKMRFEDSIIFEIPDLATDPEAKIVPLSLQLLLENAVKHNVVTSSKPLHIKIYEEDGYLYVTNNLQEKQVVKKSSGVGLQNIRQRYAILTRKEMQIFKTSNEFKVRLPMLTNAISFRETQDSHISAKRYEKAKKRVEEIKGFYGNLTSYCIVIPILAFINYRTTSFTWVIFPAVGWGIGLIAHGLKAYGINPLFGRDWEEKKIKELMEKDNF encoded by the coding sequence ATGAGTATTTTTTCAAAAATAGTTAAGTACAGTATTTTAATATCCATGGCGATTATTGTTGTTGAGCAAGTACTTAGCTGGGGTGAACCCTTTATTTGGCGAGAACAAGCTGAACATATAATCATTGTTATTGGTATAACTACAATATTAACTATTATTAATGTATACTACGATGATTATATTTCTAAGAAATACTCTTGGGATCAAGCACCAAAGAAGCGTTTATTATTTGGTTCATTAGGTTCAATTACAATTATAGTAGTTGCTTACGGCATACTTAGAATGCTACTTTTTGTTGGATATTTTAAACGGCCTTTTGCCGATTTCATTTCAAATGAGGATAGTGAAACCTATTTGATTTTTATTATAGTAGCAGTATTCATTTCATTATTTATACATGCATTCTATTTTTACAAAGCATTACAAGATACCAAGGTAAAAGAACAAAAAATAATAGCAGGTTCGGCATCGGCAAAATTCGATGCTTTAAAAAATCAATTAGACCCGCATTTTCTGTTTAACAGTTTAAATGTATTAACAAGTCTCATAGAAGAAGATCCTATACAGGCACAAAAATTTACGACGTCTTTGTCTAAAGTATATCGTTATGTATTAGAGCAGAAGAGCAAAAATTTAATTCCTGTAGATGAAGAACTAAAATTTGCCAGAACTTATGTACGACTTTTAAAAATGCGTTTTGAAGACAGTATCATATTTGAAATACCCGATTTGGCAACAGACCCAGAAGCCAAAATTGTTCCATTATCATTACAATTGTTATTAGAGAATGCAGTGAAGCACAATGTGGTAACTTCTTCTAAACCATTGCATATTAAAATTTATGAGGAAGATGGGTATTTATACGTCACCAATAATCTTCAAGAAAAGCAAGTAGTTAAAAAGAGTAGTGGGGTTGGGTTACAGAACATAAGGCAACGATATGCAATTTTAACCAGGAAAGAAATGCAAATTTTTAAGACCTCGAATGAATTTAAGGTCCGCTTGCCTATGTTGACCAACGCTATATCTTTTAGAGAAACACAAGATTCTCACATTAGTGCCAAGCGCTATGAGAAAGCTAAAAAACGTGTAGAAGAAATTAAGGGTTTCTATGGCAATCTAACATCGTACTGTATAGTAATTCCGATACTTGCCTTCATCAATTATAGAACCACTAGTTTTACGTGGGTCATTTTTCCGGCTGTTGGGTGGGGAATAGGTTTAATAGCCCATGGCTTAAAAGCATATGGAATAAATCCTTTATTCGGTAGAGATTGGGAGGAGAAAAAAATCAAGGAATTGATGGAGAAAGACAATTTCTAA
- a CDS encoding LytR/AlgR family response regulator transcription factor, with amino-acid sequence MKIIIIEDEKPAARRLGRMLESLDLTVSTMLHSVEEAIEWFQNNEHPDLIFLDIQLSDGLSFEIFDVIEVHSAIIFTTAFDEYALQAFKLNSIDYLLKPIDDEDLEHAVTKYKTLFKSVKGPEKIALDFEDIKKLLINPLEREYKKRFTAKVGQHIKIINSEDVECFYSENKGTYAATKDGRNYLLDTTLEQLEMELKPQVFFRVSRKYFVNIEYIKDIISYTNSRLQIKLNNNPNLEIIVSREKVKDFKLWLE; translated from the coding sequence ATGAAGATCATTATCATTGAAGACGAGAAACCAGCAGCACGTAGGTTGGGTAGAATGCTAGAAAGTCTTGACTTAACTGTTTCTACCATGTTACATTCAGTTGAAGAGGCCATTGAATGGTTTCAAAATAATGAACATCCAGATTTAATTTTTTTGGACATTCAATTATCGGACGGACTCTCTTTTGAAATTTTCGACGTTATAGAGGTTCATAGTGCTATTATTTTCACTACGGCTTTTGACGAATATGCATTACAAGCGTTTAAATTAAATAGTATAGATTATTTATTGAAACCTATTGATGATGAAGATTTAGAACATGCGGTAACCAAATATAAAACACTTTTTAAATCGGTTAAAGGGCCTGAAAAGATAGCCTTAGATTTTGAGGACATTAAAAAACTATTGATTAACCCCTTAGAACGCGAATATAAAAAGCGCTTTACAGCAAAAGTAGGTCAGCATATAAAAATTATAAACTCTGAAGATGTGGAGTGTTTTTATAGTGAAAATAAAGGCACTTATGCGGCAACTAAAGATGGTCGAAATTACTTATTGGATACTACATTGGAACAACTTGAAATGGAGTTGAAACCTCAAGTATTTTTTAGAGTCAGCAGAAAGTATTTTGTTAATATAGAGTATATAAAAGACATTATATCATACACCAATTCAAGGCTACAGATAAAACTAAATAATAATCCAAATCTTGAAATTATTGTAAGTAGAGAAAAAGTAAAAGACTTTAAGCTCTGGTTAGAGTAA
- a CDS encoding tetratricopeptide repeat protein, protein MKLLKLLLVVMLVSSCDTKNQEAIANKEDYNKFLVSNEIKTTSKYFELWNSKIRPDSIQLTSFGVVGGEYNRYFQKTGEIEFLKKAEKSLKKAVEIANIGKPGFYRSLARNYISQHRFKEALQLADSAAAIGGDKNETQSLFFDLHMELGNYELAETYLDSLKNMSDFGYLIRIAKWNDYKGDLDTTINFMEKARDKAESAKNKDLMLWSYTNLGDYYGHAGRIEDSYNQYLKSLEIDNDNAYAKKGIAWIAFSNDDNPEEALRILDSVTKTYSAPDYYLLKAEIADYMGNDLIRTKNLDHYFSKVKDVAYGDMYNAYNLDLFIGETKQYDQALVLAQKEVVNRPTPESYSWLGYSYLKKGNEKRALEIMDEHVSGKTFEPALLFQAAEVYKANGQEERVKDLKNELMGALYELGPNMEKQIREL, encoded by the coding sequence ATGAAATTATTAAAGCTTTTACTAGTAGTTATGCTGGTATCTTCTTGTGATACTAAGAATCAAGAAGCAATTGCTAATAAAGAAGATTACAACAAGTTTTTAGTTTCTAATGAAATTAAAACGACATCAAAATATTTTGAACTTTGGAATTCAAAAATAAGACCAGATAGTATTCAGCTTACCAGTTTTGGTGTAGTTGGTGGAGAATATAATAGGTATTTTCAAAAAACTGGCGAAATAGAATTTTTAAAAAAAGCAGAAAAGAGCTTAAAAAAAGCAGTAGAAATAGCCAATATTGGTAAACCTGGTTTTTATAGGTCTTTAGCTAGAAATTATATATCGCAACACCGCTTTAAAGAAGCCTTGCAATTAGCTGATTCTGCAGCCGCCATTGGTGGCGATAAAAATGAAACCCAAAGTTTATTTTTTGATCTGCATATGGAACTGGGAAACTATGAACTGGCAGAAACCTATTTAGATAGCCTAAAGAATATGTCGGATTTTGGGTATTTGATTCGCATAGCAAAATGGAACGATTATAAAGGAGATTTGGATACGACAATAAACTTTATGGAAAAGGCTAGAGATAAGGCAGAGTCTGCTAAGAATAAAGATTTGATGTTATGGAGTTATACAAATTTAGGTGACTATTATGGACATGCCGGTAGAATAGAGGATTCTTATAATCAGTATTTAAAATCGTTAGAAATAGATAACGATAATGCCTATGCTAAAAAGGGCATTGCATGGATCGCATTTTCTAATGATGATAATCCAGAAGAAGCCCTTAGGATATTAGATTCGGTTACCAAGACATATAGTGCCCCAGATTATTATTTGTTAAAAGCAGAAATAGCGGATTACATGGGTAATGATTTAATTAGAACTAAGAATTTGGACCACTATTTTTCTAAGGTAAAAGATGTTGCCTATGGCGATATGTACAATGCCTATAATCTTGACTTGTTTATAGGGGAAACAAAACAATATGATCAAGCATTGGTTTTAGCCCAAAAGGAAGTTGTAAATAGACCTACGCCAGAATCTTATAGTTGGCTGGGGTATAGTTATTTAAAGAAAGGCAATGAAAAAAGAGCATTAGAGATTATGGATGAACATGTGTCTGGTAAAACTTTTGAACCTGCACTGTTATTCCAAGCAGCAGAAGTTTATAAGGCAAATGGTCAAGAAGAAAGAGTTAAAGATTTAAAGAACGAATTAATGGGTGCCCTGTATGAATTAGGGCCCAATATGGAAAAGCAAATCCGTGAACTGTAA
- a CDS encoding 2TM domain-containing protein: protein MESNFTNDHNYKYQKAKDKVEAIKGFYGNLLAYCIVIPILAYINYNTTSFPWAIFPALGWGFGVIMNGLYAFGYNPLFGKKWEERKIKEYMQES from the coding sequence ATGGAATCAAATTTTACAAACGACCATAATTACAAGTATCAAAAAGCAAAAGACAAAGTAGAAGCAATAAAAGGTTTTTATGGCAACTTACTGGCATACTGTATTGTAATTCCGATTTTAGCATATATCAATTATAACACCACTAGTTTTCCTTGGGCAATTTTTCCAGCATTGGGTTGGGGATTCGGTGTAATTATGAACGGCCTTTATGCCTTCGGTTACAATCCACTTTTCGGTAAGAAGTGGGAAGAAAGAAAGATCAAAGAATACATGCAAGAATCATAA
- a CDS encoding DUF4331 family protein produces MKFKNIKYTFLSLCAITALASCSDDDNTPMVMTPTCNDGIMNGDETGVDCGGTCTPCEDGMEPMGPDFTGTYAQVDFMGRPGINTVLSADGETKNSHNMSIPSEMQATFQAAFEARLEAYHDVYANILGADPAAVNFEPNILGDILNGPMDDGYTNNPVTATVLTTVLSNDVLEVAPNLPTTYFNGGSGAPNYEGAVGLTGRTLQDDVIDVSLILLFGGGDGARFSGQDTDGDGMADLPRLTSDGVGLTATVDTAFPYLGAPE; encoded by the coding sequence ATGAAATTTAAAAATATAAAATATACGTTTTTATCACTTTGTGCAATTACAGCTTTAGCTTCTTGTAGTGATGATGATAATACACCAATGGTAATGACACCTACTTGTAATGACGGAATTATGAATGGTGATGAAACAGGAGTTGATTGTGGCGGTACATGTACGCCTTGTGAAGACGGTATGGAGCCAATGGGTCCAGATTTTACAGGAACATATGCGCAAGTAGACTTTATGGGCAGACCAGGCATTAATACAGTTTTAAGTGCCGATGGCGAAACTAAGAATTCGCATAATATGTCTATTCCTTCAGAAATGCAAGCCACTTTTCAAGCTGCTTTTGAAGCACGGTTAGAGGCATACCACGATGTTTATGCAAATATATTAGGAGCAGATCCTGCAGCAGTGAACTTTGAGCCAAATATTTTGGGTGATATATTAAATGGACCAATGGACGATGGTTATACTAACAATCCAGTAACCGCTACTGTATTAACTACGGTATTGTCTAATGATGTTCTTGAAGTTGCCCCTAATTTACCAACAACTTATTTTAATGGTGGTAGTGGTGCACCAAACTATGAAGGTGCAGTAGGTTTGACTGGTAGAACACTACAAGACGATGTTATTGATGTATCGTTAATACTATTATTTGGTGGTGGAGATGGCGCAAGATTTAGTGGTCAAGATACCGATGGTGATGGTATGGCAGATTTACCTAGATTAACTTCAGATGGCGTTGGGCTAACCGCTACTGTAGACACAGCGTTCCCTTATTTGGGCGCACCAGAATAA
- a CDS encoding 2TM domain-containing protein gives METNLPNDNLVTEELSRLSKYERAKTKVASIKGFYNHAIVFAIITIILFFLRHKFVFILVSKDAIGNPDFLNWINWNVYGTTIVWGIILAIHGIIVFSNISWYMKKWEERQIQKFINSNRD, from the coding sequence ATGGAAACTAATCTACCAAACGATAACCTTGTAACAGAAGAATTGAGTAGGTTGTCTAAATATGAAAGAGCAAAAACAAAAGTGGCAAGTATAAAAGGCTTCTATAATCACGCAATAGTTTTTGCTATAATAACCATCATTTTATTCTTCTTAAGACATAAGTTTGTTTTCATTTTAGTGAGTAAAGATGCAATCGGAAATCCTGATTTTTTAAATTGGATTAACTGGAATGTTTATGGCACTACTATTGTTTGGGGAATAATACTTGCTATTCATGGCATTATTGTATTTAGTAATATTTCGTGGTACATGAAGAAATGGGAAGAACGTCAAATTCAAAAATTTATAAATTCAAATAGAGACTAA